In Corynebacterium nuruki S6-4, the following proteins share a genomic window:
- a CDS encoding SDR family oxidoreductase produces the protein MPSSASSSAVSPSAPFTVLITGASSGIGAELARQSAALGHHLALCARRTDRLDALAAEITAAHPAVTVRTYALDVTDADAVREVFRTADADARAAGAGGLDRVVANAGLGQGRPVGSGRPSANQRTATTNVLGVLAQAEAAMELFRAADGGRGAGHLVLISSVTALRGNRRSMATYGATKAFVANLGEALQSELVTAGSPIDVTVILPGYIRSEMNEKVEQNTPFMVSTQRGVRSILAAVEARRRKAYAPEWPWRPISWLLKVVPLRFLSKLV, from the coding sequence ATGCCCTCTTCCGCGTCCTCCTCTGCAGTGTCCCCGTCTGCGCCCTTCACGGTCCTCATCACCGGTGCGAGTTCCGGCATCGGCGCCGAACTCGCCCGCCAGTCCGCCGCCCTCGGTCACCACCTCGCACTCTGCGCCCGCCGCACCGACCGGCTGGACGCCCTCGCCGCCGAGATCACGGCGGCGCACCCCGCGGTGACGGTGCGCACCTACGCCCTCGACGTCACCGACGCGGACGCCGTGCGGGAGGTCTTCCGGACCGCGGACGCCGATGCCCGGGCCGCCGGTGCCGGTGGTCTGGACCGGGTCGTCGCCAATGCCGGCCTGGGGCAGGGGCGTCCGGTCGGGTCGGGGCGGCCGTCGGCGAACCAGCGGACCGCCACGACGAACGTCCTCGGCGTCCTCGCCCAGGCGGAGGCGGCGATGGAGCTGTTCCGCGCCGCCGACGGTGGCCGGGGTGCCGGCCACCTCGTGCTGATCTCCTCGGTGACCGCACTGCGCGGGAACCGGCGGTCCATGGCGACCTACGGGGCGACGAAGGCGTTCGTGGCGAACCTGGGGGAGGCGCTGCAGTCCGAGCTGGTCACCGCCGGATCGCCGATCGATGTGACGGTCATCCTGCCGGGCTACATCCGCTCGGAGATGAACGAGAAGGTGGAGCAGAACACGCCGTTCATGGTGTCCACGCAGCGCGGGGTGCGGTCGATCCTGGCGGCTGTCGAGGCGCGGCGGCGGAAGGCCTATGCGCCGGAGTGGCCGTGGCGTCCGATCTCGTGGCTGCTGAAGGTGGTGCCGCTGCGCTTCCTGTCGAAGCTGGTGTGA
- a CDS encoding alpha/beta fold hydrolase — MNGSLDTLAYDTWGPADGIPTIQLHGLTSSRARDVALGLDLTAGQEDLHVLRYDAPGHGQSPGPRIPAAYRWTSLAKNLEEMTAYFGGVPVHAVGQSMGSATILTSAASDPAAAVSRYGSFVLALPPTAWELRGDRAGTYENSARFVEEHGRAAFAETTRYEPTPPARRNDVPFTWPDVAEDLLPTVFRGAAGNDLPPREKIAALGDKRIPTLILSWSGDPAHPVAVAEELHRLLPNSQLVTADTPADTATWPDLIGSFIRTQSRYYLGQHRRR, encoded by the coding sequence ATGAACGGGTCGCTCGACACACTGGCCTACGACACCTGGGGGCCGGCTGACGGCATCCCCACCATCCAGCTGCACGGTCTGACCTCCAGCCGCGCCCGCGATGTCGCCCTCGGACTCGACCTCACCGCCGGGCAGGAGGACCTGCATGTCCTGCGGTACGACGCCCCGGGGCACGGCCAGTCACCGGGACCCCGCATCCCCGCCGCCTACCGGTGGACCTCCCTGGCGAAGAACCTCGAGGAGATGACCGCCTATTTCGGCGGGGTGCCGGTGCACGCCGTCGGCCAGTCGATGGGTTCCGCGACGATCCTCACCTCCGCCGCCTCGGATCCGGCGGCCGCCGTATCGCGCTACGGGTCCTTCGTCCTGGCCCTGCCGCCGACCGCGTGGGAACTGCGCGGCGACCGGGCCGGCACCTACGAGAACTCCGCCCGGTTCGTCGAGGAGCACGGCAGGGCCGCCTTCGCCGAGACGACCCGCTACGAGCCGACTCCACCGGCGCGCCGCAACGACGTCCCCTTCACCTGGCCGGACGTCGCCGAGGACCTGCTCCCCACCGTCTTCCGCGGCGCGGCGGGCAATGACCTGCCGCCGCGCGAGAAGATCGCGGCGCTGGGCGACAAGCGGATCCCCACGCTGATTCTCAGCTGGTCCGGCGACCCCGCACATCCGGTGGCCGTAGCCGAGGAACTCCACCGGCTGCTGCCGAACTCGCAGCTGGTGACCGCGGACACGCCGGCGGACACCGCGACCTGGCCGGATCTCATCGGTTCATTCATCCGGACACAGTCCCGGTACTACCTCGGGCAGCACCGGCGGCGGTAA
- a CDS encoding histidinol-phosphate transaminase: protein MIRRALESIPTYVPGSAGDGSRPTLKLSSNESVRGPLPSVAAAAAHAVAAANRYPDMAATGVRTALAQWLSETSSLPLSVGNIAVGAGSSALIQQAIQATCDDGDEVIYAWRSFEAYPILTRVAGATPVEIPLDRNYRHDLRAMAAAVTDRTRLIIVCNPNNPTGTTVTRTELADFLDMVPDDVQVLLDEAYFEYVRNSSSPDGLSLLAMHPNLAVARTFSKAYGLAGVRLGYLVGRPEFIEAVNKVCIPFSVNAVAEAMGEACIAAGAELRARTDETVDQRGRLLDALPEDLQVPSQANFVWLPLGARASEFADRLAEAGVVTRCFAGDGVRITVTDAAETEALLTALERARVADFAQV, encoded by the coding sequence ATGATCCGCCGCGCTCTCGAGTCCATTCCCACCTACGTCCCCGGGTCCGCCGGGGACGGTTCCCGCCCCACGCTCAAGCTCTCGAGCAACGAGAGTGTGCGCGGCCCGCTGCCCTCGGTCGCCGCCGCGGCAGCCCACGCCGTCGCCGCCGCGAACCGCTACCCGGACATGGCCGCGACCGGTGTGCGCACCGCTCTCGCACAGTGGCTCAGCGAAACGTCCTCACTCCCGCTCAGCGTCGGGAACATCGCCGTGGGTGCCGGGTCGTCGGCGCTGATCCAGCAGGCGATCCAGGCGACCTGTGATGACGGGGACGAGGTCATCTACGCGTGGCGCAGCTTCGAGGCCTACCCGATCCTCACCCGGGTCGCCGGCGCGACGCCGGTGGAGATCCCCCTCGACCGCAACTACCGGCACGATCTGCGCGCCATGGCCGCGGCGGTGACCGACCGCACCCGGCTCATCATCGTCTGCAACCCGAACAACCCGACGGGCACCACGGTCACCCGCACCGAGCTCGCCGACTTCCTCGACATGGTGCCCGACGATGTCCAGGTGCTCCTCGACGAGGCGTACTTCGAGTACGTCCGGAACTCCTCGAGCCCCGACGGCCTGTCGCTGCTGGCGATGCACCCGAACCTGGCGGTGGCCCGCACCTTCTCGAAGGCCTACGGGCTGGCCGGGGTCCGGCTGGGATACCTGGTGGGGCGTCCGGAGTTCATCGAGGCGGTCAACAAGGTGTGCATCCCGTTCAGTGTCAACGCCGTCGCGGAGGCCATGGGCGAGGCGTGCATCGCCGCCGGCGCGGAGCTGCGGGCCCGGACCGACGAGACGGTGGACCAGCGCGGTCGGCTGCTGGACGCCCTGCCCGAGGATCTGCAGGTCCCCTCGCAGGCCAATTTCGTGTGGCTGCCGCTCGGCGCACGCGCCAGTGAGTTCGCCGACCGGCTCGCGGAGGCGGGCGTGGTGACCAGGTGTTTCGCCGGCGACGGCGTCCGCATCACCGTCACGGACGCTGCAGAGACCGAGGCCCTGCTCACCGCCCTCGAGCGGGCCCGCGTCGCCGATTTCGCCCAGGTGTAA